The Eleginops maclovinus isolate JMC-PN-2008 ecotype Puerto Natales chromosome 24, JC_Emac_rtc_rv5, whole genome shotgun sequence genome contains a region encoding:
- the dock9b gene encoding dedicator of cytokinesis protein 9 isoform X4, translated as MQGRAGKAPKREMVIESPQQYRSVAEIEAEVEAGSQVVAVKPKIIEPLDYENVILQRKTQIISDGLRDMLQFPTDDFQISTLKRQGRTLFSTVPETAEKEAHSLFVQECIQTYKSDWHVVNYKYEEYSGDFRQLPNKVSRPEKLAAHLFEVDEDVEKDEDTASLGSQKGGVSKHGWLYKGNMNSAISVTMRSFKRRYFHLAQLGDGSYNLNFYKDENTSKDPKGTIFLDSCMGVVQNSKVRRFAFELKMQDKSTFLLAADSEAEMEEWIGTLNKILHSSFEQAMQEKRNGDLHDDEELGKADLSSGSFQDSFQTARDIESKMRSEARLKLFTLDPDTQKLDFSGIEPDVRQFEEKFGKRVLVSCHDLSFNLQGCVAENEEGPTTNVEPFYVVLSLFDVQNSRKISADFHVDLNHPLVRQMTSGSGNKQDLHINGSSDGPLRHTSGLPVDSLQYPRQGVFSVTCPHPEIFLVARIEKVLQGGITHCTEPYTKSSDSAKMAQKVLKNAKTACSRLGQYRMPFAWAARPVFKDASGTLDKSSRFSALYRQDSSKLSDEDMFKLLTDFRKPEKMSKLPVLLGNLDVTIDSVAPDVTNCVTSSYIPVKNFEGNGNGGALLEVEEFVPCIAKCSQPFTIYKNHLYVYPKHLKYDGQKSFAKARNIAVCIEFKDSDEDEAQPVKCIYGHPGGPLFTKQAYATVLHHQQNPEFYDEIKIELPTQLHEKHHLLFTFYHVSCDSNSKKKDLVEAPVGSAWLPLLRDGRVIMNEQLLPVAANLPAGYLGSQDGINKHSGSEIKWVDGGKPLFKLATHLVSTVYTQDQHLHNFFHHCQIMEMSEQASEGELVKYLKSLHAMEGHVMVNFLPTILNQLFCVLTRATHEDVAVNMTRVMVHVVAQCHEEGLEHYLRSYIKFVFKPESYSSTNVKTVHEELAKAMTAILKPSTDFLTSNKLLKYSWYFFEALVKSMAHYLIESGKVKLARIQRFSASFHHAVETLVNMLMPHITQKYKDNLDAARNANHSLAVFIKRCFTFMDRGFVFKQINNYMNCFMPGDPKTLYEFKFEFLRVVCNHEHYVPLNLPMPFGKGRIQRFQDLQLDYSLTDDFCRNHFLVGLLLREVGGALQEFREIRQIAIQVLKGLMIKHTFDDRYAAKNQQARLATLYLPLFGLLQENVYRLDIKESAVLSNHSNAREDSLVPHSMVTPQKPGNCIENALHKDVFGVISGTASPHSSTPNVSSVHHADSRGSLVSTDSGNSLLDKSSDKTNSLEKNQCVSTLGSSVLRCDKLDRDEIKNLLIGFLHILKSMSEEALFAYWNKAAPLELMDFFTLIEVCLHQFRYMGKRFIVRAGILHARLQQLGTLENAHTFNNMYSHTEADVSSQCLLEANVSTEVCLTVLDTLSIFIMGFKTQLNSDLGHNPLMKKVFQVHLCFLQIPQSEAALKQVFTSLRTFIYKFPCTFFDGRADMCASLCYEILKCCNSKLSSIRSDAAHLLYFLMKSNFDYTGRKSFVRTHLQVVIAVSQLIADVIGIGGTRFQQSLSIINNCANSDKSIKHTAFPSDVKDLTKRIRTVLMATEQMKEHENDPEMLVDLQYSLAKSYTSTPELRKTWLDSMARIHHKNGDLSEAAMCYVHVAALVAEYLWRKGMFRQGCSAFRVITPNIDEEAAMMEDVGMQDVHFNEEVLMELLEECADGLWKAERYELIADVYRLIIPIYEQRRDFEKLTHLYDTLHRAYTKVMEVMHSGKRLLGTYFRVAFFGQGFFEDEDGKEYIYKEPKFTPLSEISQRLLKLYSDKFGQENVKIIQDSGKVNPKDLDSKYAYIQVTHVTPHLDDKELEDRKTDFEKSHNIRRFVFETPFTVSGKKQGGVEEQCKRRTVLTTTHCFPYVKKRIAVMYQHQTDLSPIEVAIDEMSVKVAELRLLCSASEVDMIRLQLKLQGSISVQVNAGPLAYARAFLDDSSAKKYPDNKVKQLKEVFRQFVDACGQALGVNERLIKEDQQEYHDEMKANYRDLARELSNIMHEQINPVEDGNRSTLSDSMGIFNAISGTPTSATPHGSTTIL; from the exons ATGCAGGGCCGGGCCGGCAAAGCCCCCAAAAGGGAGATGGTGATAGAGTCTCCCCAGCAGTACAGGAGCGTGGCTGAGATAGAGGCAGAGGTGGAGGCTGGGTCACAGGTGGTAGCG GTAAAGCCGAAGATCATTGAGCCCCTGGACTATGAGAATGTGATCCTGCAGAGGAAGACCCAGATCATCAGTGATGGCCTGCGGGACATGCTGCAGTTCCCCACAGACGACTTCCAG ATCTCCACCCTGAAGCGCCAGGGTAGGACTCTGTTCTCCACCGTGCCAGAGACTGCGGAGAAAGAAGCTCACTCACTGTTTGTCCAAGAG tgtaTCCAAACCTACAAGTCTGACTGGCATGTGGTCAACTACAAGTATGAGGAGTATTCTGGAGACTTCCGCCAGCTCccaaa CAAAGTGTCAAGACCAGAGAAACTGGCAGCTCACCTGTTTGAGGTGGATGAAGATGTGGAAAAAGACGAG GACACAGCCTCTCTGGGATCTCAGAAGGGAGGAGTGTCTAAACACGGCTGGCTGTACAAAGGCAACATGAACAGTGCCATCAGTGTTACCATGCGG TCCTTCAAGAGGAGGTACTTCCATCTGGCCCAGCTGGGGGACGGATCCTACAACCTCAACTTCTATAAGGATGAGAACACCTCCAAGGACCCCAAAGGAACCATCTTCCTGGACTCATGCATGGGGGTGGTTCAG AACAGCAAAGTGCGCCGGTTCGCCTTTGAGCTGAAGATGCAGGATAAGAGCACGTTCCTGCTGGCTGCGGACAGCGAGGCGGAGATGGAGGAGTGGATCGGCACGCTCAACAAGATCCTGCACAGCAGCTTCGAGCAGGCCATGCAGGAGAAGAGGAACGGAGACCTGCATGACG ATGAGGAGCTCGGAAAAGCAGACCTCTCCTCCGGAAGTTTTCAAGACAGCTTTCAG ACTGCCAGAGACATTGAGTCCAAAATGAGGAGTGAAGCTCGTCTGAAGCTGTTCACTCTGGACCCTGACACTCAG AAACTGGACTTCTCTGGCATTGAGCCTGACGTGCGGCAGTTTGAAGAGAAGTTTGGGAAGAGAGTCCTGGTCAGCTGTCACGACCTGTCCTTCAACCTGCAGGGCTGCGTGGCAGAGAATGAAGAGGGACCCACAACTAAT GTGGAGCCTTTCTACGTGGTCCTGTCGCTCTTCGACGTCCAGAACAGTAGAAAGATCTCGGCAGACTTCCACGTGGATCTCAACCACCCTCTGGTCAGACAGATGACATCAGGTTCAGGTAACAAGCAGGACTTGCACATCAATGGAAGCAGCGATGGCCCTCTCAGACACACCAGTGGGCTCCCAGTGGACTCTCTACAGTACCCCAGACAGGGGGTCTTCTCAGTCACGTGCCCCCATCCTGAGATCTTCTTAGTGGCCAGGATTGAGAAGGTCCTGCAGGGGGGGATCACCCACTGCACTGAACCTTACACGAAGAGCTCAGACTCCGCCAAG ATGGCTCAAAAGGTGCTGAAGAATGCTAAGACGGCCTGCAGCAGACTGGGACAGTACAGGATGCCGTTTGCCTGGGCTGCAAG gcctGTGTTCAAAGATGCATCAGGAACTTTGGACAAAAGCTCTCGCTTCTCAGCACTTTACAGACAGGACAGCAGCAAGCTGTCAGACGAGGACATGTTCAAACTACTGACTGACTTCAGAAA ACCAGAGAAAATGTCCAAACTCCCCGTGCTCTTAGGGAACCTAGATGTAACTATTGACAGCGTGGCTCCGGATGTAACAA ATTGCGTCACCTCCTCCTACATCCCTGTGAAGAACTTTGAAGGCAACGGGAATGGCGGCGCTCtcctggaggtggaggagtttgTGCCCTGCATCGCTAAGTGCTCCCAGCCATTCACCATCTATAAAAACCACCTCTACGTGTACCCGAAACACCTGAAATATGACGGACAGAAATCCTTTGCTAAG GCTAGGAATATTGCAGTTTGCATTGAATTCAAGGATTCTGATGAGGATGAAGCCCAGCCAGTGAAG TGCATCTACGGTCATCCTGGAGGTCCTCTATTCACCAAGCAGGCGTATGCCACCGTCCTGCACCATCAGCAGAACCCTGAGTTCTATGATGAG ATAAAGATAGAGCTGCCTACTCAGCTGCATGAGAAGCACCACCTTCTCTTCACCTTCTATCACGTTAGCTGTGACAGCAACAGCAAGAAGAAAGACCTGGTGGAGGCTCCAG TGGGTTCAGCATGGCTGCCTCTGCTGAGGGATGGCAGAGTCATCATGAATGAACAGCTGCTGCCAGTGGCTGCCAATCTGCCCGCTGGGTACCTGGGCTCCCAGGATGGGATCAACAAG CACTCTGGCTCGGAGATCAAATGGGTAGACGGCGGAAAGCCTCTGTTCAAATTGGCGACTCATCTTGTTTCCACAGTTTACACTCAG GATCAGCATTTGCAcaacttcttccaccactgtcaGATCATGGAGATGTCAGAACAAGCTTCAGAGGGAGAGCTGGTGAAATACCTGAAG AGTCTCCATGCGATGGAGGGTCACGTGATGGTCAACTTTCTGCCCACCATCCTCAACCAGCTGTTCTGCGTCCTAACCAGAGCCACACATGAGGACGTGGCTGTCAATATGACtag GGTGATGGTTCATGTTGTAGCACAGTGCCATGAGGAAGGGCTCGAACATTACCTGAGATCTTATATCAAG tttGTGTTCAAGCCGGAGTCTTACTCCTCCACCAATGTGAAAACAGTCCATGAGGAGCTAGCTAAAGCCATGACAGCCATTCTCAAGCCCTCCACAGACTTCCTGACCAGCAACAAGCTGCTCAAG TACTCGTGGTACTTCTTTGAAGCTCTGGTGAAATCAATGGCTCATTATCTCATAGAGAGCGGTAAGGTTAAG CTCGCCAGGATCCAACGTTTTTCAGCGTCCTTCCACCATGCGGTGGAGACTCTGGTGAATATGCTGATGCCACacatcacacagaaatacaaGGACAACCTGGACGCGGCTCGCAATGCCAATCACAGCCTGGCAGTGTTCATCAAG CGCTGCTTCACCTTCATGGACAGAGGCTTCGTATTCAAGCAGATCAACAACTACATGAACTGTTTCATGCCTGGAGACCCAAAG ACTTTGTATGAATTCAAGTTCGAGTTCCTGCGGGTCGTCTGCAACCATGAGCATTATGTCCCCCTCAATCTGCCCATGCCCTTTGGAAAAGGCAGAATTCAAAGGTTCCAAG ATCTCCAGCTGGACTATTCTCTGACGGATGACTTCTGTCGAAACCACTTCCTGgtggggctgctgctgagggaggtgGGTGGGGCTCTTCAGGAGTTCCGAGAGATCCGTCAGATCGCCATCCAGGTGCTAAAGGGGCTGATGATCAAACACACGTTCGACGACCGCTATGCTGCAAAA AACCAGCAGGCCAGACTTGCCACTCTCTACCTCCCCCTGTTTGGTCTGCTCCAAGAGAACGTCTACAGACTGGACATCAAGGAATCAGCCGTCCTCAGCAACCACAGT AATGCCAGGGAGGACTCTCTGGTACCTCATTCTATGGTGACCCCTCAGAAACCTGGGAACTGCATAGAAAATGCTCTCCACAAAGATGTGTTTGGAGTCATCTCTGGAACAG CCTCCCCCCACAGCTCCACTCCCAACGTGAGCTCAGTTCACCATGCAGACTCCAGAGGCTCTCTGGTCTCCACCGACTCTGGGAACAGTCTGCTGGACAAAAGCAGCGACAAGACCAACTCCCTGGAGAAG AACCAGTGTGTGTCCACTCTGGGCAGCAGTGTGCTGCGCTGTGACAAACTGGACCGGGACGAGATCAAAAACCTGCTCATTGGCTTTCTGCACATCCTCAAGAGCATGTCAGAGG AGGCACTTTTTGCATACTGGAACAAAGCAGCTCCCTTAGAACTCATGGACTTCTTCACATTGATAGA AGTGTGCCTTCATCAGTTCAGATACATGGGGAAGAGATTCATCGTCAG GGCGGGGATCCTGCACGCCCGCCTTCAGCAGCTGGGAACTCTGGAGAACGCTCACACCTTCAACAACA TGTACTCTCACACAGAGGCCGACGTGAGCAGCCAGTGTCTGCTGGAGGCCAACGTGTCCACAGAGGTGTGTCTCACTGTGCTGGACACGCTCAGCATCTTCATCATGGGATTCAAG ACTCAGCTCAATTCCGATCTGGGTCACAACCCCCTGATGAAGAAGGTGTTCCAGGTCCATCTCTGCTTCCTGCAGATCCCTCAGTCTGAGGCCGCCCTCAAACAGGTCTTCACCTCCCTCAGGACCTTCATCTACAAG TTCCCCTGCACCTTCTTTGACGGCCGGGCCGACATGTGTGCCTCTCTTTGTTACGAAATCCTTAAGTGCTGCAACTCCAAGCTGAGCTCCATCCGCAGCGACGCCGCACATCTGCTCTACTTCCTCATGAAGAGCAACTTCGACTACACGGGACGCAAGTCTTTTGTCCGGACCCACCTGCAG gtggTGATTGCTGTCAGTCAACTGATTGCTGATGTCATCGGCATCGGAGGTACCCGCTTCCAGCAGTCTCTCTCCATCATCAACAACTGTGCCAACAGCGACAAAAGCATCAAG CACACAGCGTTTCCGTCCGATGTAAAGGACCTGACGAAGCGCATCAGGACGGTGCTGATGGCCACGGAGCAGATGAAGGAGCACGAGAACGACCCGGAGATGCTAGTGGACCTGCAGTACAGCCTGGCCAAGTCCTACACCAGCACCCCCGAGCTCAGGAAGACCTGGCTGGACAGCATGGCCCGCATCCACCACAAGAACGGAGATCTTTCAGAG GCTGCCATGTGTTACGTGCATGTCGCTGCACTGGTAGCTGAGTACCTGTGGAGGAAAG GTATGTTCAGGCAGGGCTGCTCGGCGTTCCGCGTCATCACTCCCAACATCGATGAGGAGGCGGCCATGATGGAGGACGTAGGGATGCAGGATGTTCACTTTAATGAG GAGGTGCTGATGGAGCTGCTTGAGGAGTGTGCTGATGGCCTCTGGAAGGCGGAGCGCTACGAGCTCATCGCTGATGTCTACCGGCTCATCATCCCCATCTACGAGCAGCGCAGAGACTTTGAG AAACTGACCCACCTGTATGACACGCTCCACCGAGCCTACACCAAAGTGATGGAGGTGATGCATTCTGGCAAACGACTGCTGGGCACATACTTCAGAGTCGCCTTCTTCGGACAG GGCTTCTTTGAGGATGAAGATGGaaaagaatacatttacaaGGAGCCAAAGTTTACTCCGCTGTCAGAGATTTCCCAGAGGCTCCTGAAGCTCTACTCCGACAAGTTTGGTCAAGAGAACGTAAAGATCATTCAGGACTCGGGCAAG GTGAACCCTAAGGACCTAGACTCCAAGTATGCCTACATCCAGGTGACCCACGTCACGCCCCACCTAGACGACAAGGAGCTGGAGGACAGGAAGACAGACTTCGAGAAGAGTCACAACATCCGGCGCTTTGTGTTCGAGACGCCGTTCACTGTGTCGGGGAAGAAGCAGGGAGGGGTGGAGGAGCAGTGTAAACGGCGGACTGTTCTCACCA CCACCCATTGTTTCCCGTATGTGAAGAAGCGTATAGCTGTCATGTACCAGCACCAGACCGACCTGAGCCCCATCGAGGTGGCCATAGACGAGATGAGTGTGAAGGTGGCCGAGCTGCGCCTGCTGTGCTCCGCCTCTGAGGTGGACATGATCCGCCTGCAGCTCAAACTGCAGGGCAGCATCAGCGTCCAG GTCAATGCTGGTCCCCTTGCTTACGCCAGAGCCTTCCTCGACGACAGCAGTGCCAAGAAATATCCCGACAACAAGGTCAAACAGCTCAAAGAGGTGTTCAG GCAGTTTGTGGACGCCTGCGGTCAGGCGCTGGGAGTGAACGAGAGGCTGATCAAAGAGGACCAGCAGGAGTACCACGATGAGATGAAGGCCAACTACAGGGACCTGGCCAGGGAGCTGTCGAACATCATGCATGAGCAG ATAAACCCGGTGGAAGACGGCAACAGGAGCACTCTGTCCGACTCCATGGGCATCTTCAACGCCATTAGTGGCACACCAACCAGTGCCACCCCGCATGGCTCCACCACCATACTCTGA